One window from the genome of Myxococcales bacterium encodes:
- a CDS encoding sel1 repeat family protein has translation MGGMCRDGKPDACFNLGVVYDGGIGNRQDGEKAAEFFGLACELGDQVGCANLGAMYALGKGASANQRKRSNSREIM, from the coding sequence GTGGGAGGAATGTGTCGGGATGGCAAACCGGACGCCTGCTTCAATCTCGGGGTTGTGTACGATGGAGGCATCGGAAACCGTCAAGACGGTGAAAAGGCGGCGGAGTTTTTCGGCTTGGCATGTGAACTCGGCGATCAGGTCGGATGTGCCAATTTAGGTGCCATGTATGCGTTGGGCAAGGGCGCCAGTGCAAACCAGCGAAAGCGATCGAACTCGCGGGAAATCATGTGA
- a CDS encoding ribbon-helix-helix protein, CopG family, translated as MSQLALYIDAALKAELEKKARARGISVSKMVSELVSKELHPTAWPQRFLDVLGTAAMPDSIEALPPQGRDDL; from the coding sequence ATGTCCCAGCTCGCTCTCTACATTGACGCGGCCCTCAAAGCAGAGCTTGAGAAGAAGGCCCGAGCTCGCGGGATTTCGGTATCAAAAATGGTTTCCGAGTTGGTTAGCAAGGAGCTGCATCCGACCGCTTGGCCGCAGCGTTTTTTAGATGTCTTGGGCACCGCGGCGATGCCCGATAGCATCGAGGCGTTGCCACCGCAAGGCAGAGATGACCTATGA
- a CDS encoding ABC transporter substrate-binding protein, whose amino-acid sequence MMRPIVTWLLAVAIGGVTNVASAGPATEAVKTANTSVSTLLKKKAKAVTVTEAVRGFLDLDLLGQRALVDHWGKLSPAQKSEYLALLRELIEASYLQGVKKNLQFEVTYDGEAPGTDGTVRVSTTVKTTRKGRPAAVPIAYVLSNASGTYKAFDVVTDGVGLVENYRAQFNKIIAKEGFAGLIARMKKKLATPK is encoded by the coding sequence ATGATGCGCCCGATTGTTACGTGGTTGTTGGCTGTCGCGATAGGCGGCGTGACAAACGTCGCGAGCGCGGGGCCGGCGACGGAGGCGGTGAAGACCGCGAACACGTCGGTGTCGACGCTGCTAAAGAAAAAGGCCAAGGCCGTCACCGTTACCGAGGCGGTGCGCGGCTTTCTCGATCTCGACTTGCTGGGGCAGCGCGCCTTGGTCGACCACTGGGGCAAACTTTCGCCGGCACAAAAATCCGAGTACCTCGCGCTGCTGCGCGAATTAATCGAGGCGAGCTACCTGCAGGGCGTCAAAAAGAATCTGCAGTTTGAGGTGACCTATGACGGCGAGGCGCCGGGCACAGATGGCACGGTGCGCGTCAGCACGACGGTAAAGACCACGCGCAAGGGACGCCCCGCGGCGGTGCCCATTGCCTACGTCCTAAGCAACGCCAGCGGCACCTATAAGGCGTTTGACGTCGTCACCGACGGCGTCGGCCTCGTCGAAAACTACCGCGCGCAATTCAACAAAATCATCGCGAAAGAGGGCTTTGCCGGGTTAATTGCGCGCATGAAAAAGAAGTTGGCGACGCCAAAGTGA
- the mscL gene encoding large conductance mechanosensitive channel protein MscL produces MWNDFKTFAFKGNVIDLAVAMVIGAAFTKIVSALVEGIFMPIIGALTPGGQWQTWTLWKFQIGSVLSATITFLVVAFVMFLIVNKLLAAMRKQEIAAPAPPPAQEVLLTEIRDLLKK; encoded by the coding sequence ATGTGGAACGACTTTAAGACCTTTGCCTTTAAAGGAAATGTGATCGATCTCGCGGTGGCGATGGTCATCGGCGCGGCCTTCACGAAAATTGTCAGCGCGCTGGTCGAAGGCATCTTTATGCCGATTATCGGCGCCCTCACGCCTGGCGGCCAATGGCAGACCTGGACGCTGTGGAAGTTTCAAATTGGCAGCGTATTGTCGGCCACCATCACCTTCTTGGTCGTCGCGTTTGTCATGTTTTTGATTGTTAACAAGTTGTTAGCCGCTATGCGCAAACAAGAGATTGCGGCCCCTGCCCCTCCCCCGGCGCAGGAAGTGCTTCTCACCGAGATTCGCGATTTGCTTAAAAAGTAG
- a CDS encoding type II toxin-antitoxin system VapC family toxin → MTYMLDTNICIGLLNGTLSETLSARILGLQPADFVLSAVSVAELYFGARKSARVDYNLSRVSTFVEPFAIAPFDQKAAHHYGMIRTTLERAGTPIGANDLLIAASALSLDACLMTKNVGEFSRVPGLRVYAE, encoded by the coding sequence ATGACCTACATGTTAGATACCAACATCTGCATCGGGCTGCTCAACGGCACGCTGAGCGAGACGTTATCGGCGCGCATCTTGGGGCTGCAGCCGGCGGATTTTGTGCTCTCTGCCGTAAGCGTCGCGGAGCTCTACTTTGGCGCGCGCAAGTCGGCGCGGGTGGACTACAACTTATCGCGCGTTAGTACATTTGTTGAGCCGTTTGCCATCGCACCCTTTGATCAAAAAGCCGCGCATCACTACGGCATGATCCGCACCACGCTCGAGCGGGCTGGTACACCGATTGGCGCCAATGACCTCCTGATCGCCGCCTCGGCGCTCAGTCTCGACGCCTGTTTGATGACCAAGAACGTCGGCGAATTTTCTCGCGTCCCTGGTCTGCGTGTTTACGCTGAGTGA
- a CDS encoding HRDC domain-containing protein, with protein MTAGTQHGNGNRGAAPAARWVADADALAALVGEIATVGEVALDLEFNSEERYLPDLALVQLGWQRGGDVAIALCDPLAVDLAPLFEVLAKKPLLAHAARQDLQLLAHRFAFVPETLWDTQVAAAFCGLGDQVGYGKLVAVLCGVTIDKGDQWTNWLRRPLKPSQLAYAAGDVRYLFDVAEALRQRAGERVAWAAEDSMRMCGVAYAHATAPAELAWRDITGARTLDAHQLAVLRRLAMWRLEVAARLNTPINRVASEKTLIELARKPPRDGRGFSERLHGAIATERSEEILDAISDGFADAKAGQVPTWPDEPALPAAAAAPPSERGGRGGGGGGMVAAPPHVRLWEELALGLVGLISHQTAIAPRVLATRADIESFIRIASALPRGERVVPIMGEMYGHVLCRGWRRDVIAAPLLAFYRGEVGIAIDDVAPSNPAGLRYF; from the coding sequence ATGACAGCAGGCACGCAGCACGGTAATGGCAACAGGGGCGCGGCACCCGCGGCGAGGTGGGTGGCGGATGCCGACGCGCTTGCCGCGCTCGTTGGCGAAATCGCCACTGTGGGCGAGGTGGCGCTCGACCTAGAGTTTAATTCAGAAGAGCGCTATTTGCCGGATTTGGCGCTGGTGCAGCTCGGGTGGCAGCGCGGCGGGGACGTTGCCATTGCGCTCTGCGATCCGTTGGCCGTCGATTTGGCGCCGCTGTTTGAGGTGCTGGCGAAAAAGCCACTGCTCGCGCACGCGGCACGGCAAGATTTGCAGCTGCTCGCCCATCGCTTTGCCTTCGTCCCCGAAACGCTGTGGGACACGCAGGTGGCGGCGGCGTTTTGCGGCCTCGGCGATCAGGTCGGCTACGGCAAGCTAGTGGCGGTGCTGTGCGGCGTGACCATCGACAAGGGCGACCAATGGACCAATTGGCTGAGGCGACCGCTTAAACCGTCGCAATTGGCCTATGCCGCGGGTGACGTGCGTTATTTGTTTGACGTTGCGGAGGCGTTGCGGCAGCGCGCCGGCGAGCGCGTCGCGTGGGCCGCCGAGGACAGCATGCGCATGTGCGGCGTGGCGTATGCGCACGCTACGGCGCCGGCCGAGCTGGCGTGGCGCGACATCACTGGGGCGCGCACGCTGGATGCGCACCAGCTCGCCGTGCTGCGGCGGCTCGCGATGTGGCGACTCGAGGTCGCGGCCCGGCTCAATACGCCGATTAATCGCGTTGCCAGCGAGAAGACGCTGATCGAATTGGCGCGTAAGCCGCCGCGCGACGGCCGCGGTTTTAGCGAGCGCCTGCATGGCGCGATTGCGACCGAGCGCAGCGAGGAAATCTTAGATGCCATTAGCGACGGCTTTGCGGATGCCAAGGCCGGGCAGGTGCCAACGTGGCCCGATGAGCCTGCCTTGCCGGCGGCAGCCGCGGCGCCGCCGTCTGAACGAGGGGGGCGCGGCGGTGGAGGAGGCGGCATGGTCGCGGCCCCGCCGCACGTTCGCTTGTGGGAAGAATTGGCGCTTGGGCTGGTCGGCCTTATTTCGCACCAAACCGCCATTGCGCCGCGCGTGCTGGCGACCCGCGCCGACATCGAATCGTTTATTCGCATCGCCAGCGCCTTGCCGCGGGGCGAGCGCGTGGTGCCGATCATGGGCGAAATGTATGGCCACGTTTTGTGCCGCGGCTGGCGCCGCGACGTTATCGCCGCGCCGCTGCTCGCCTTTTATCGCGGCGAGGTCGGCATCGCGATCGATGACGTGGCGCCGAGCAACCCCGCGGGTCTGCGCTATTTCTGA
- a CDS encoding ATP synthase F0 subunit C, translating to MTSRITKKIAAFTTFLVTFGFASVAFAQGESATALAVAGNAGIISLAAGIAIGMAALGAALGQGRAAAAALDGIARNPGAKDAIFTPMIIALALMEALVIIAFVALIVLLR from the coding sequence ATGACCAGCCGTATCACCAAGAAAATTGCCGCTTTCACCACGTTCCTCGTGACCTTCGGATTCGCCTCAGTTGCATTTGCTCAAGGCGAATCAGCCACGGCGTTGGCTGTCGCTGGCAATGCTGGCATCATCTCGCTTGCCGCCGGCATTGCCATTGGGATGGCTGCCCTCGGCGCAGCGCTTGGCCAAGGCCGCGCCGCCGCAGCGGCGCTCGACGGCATCGCTCGCAACCCAGGCGCGAAAGACGCGATCTTCACGCCAATGATTATTGCGCTCGCCCTGATGGAAGCGCTCGTCATTATCGCCTTTGTCGCGCTCATCGTATTGCTGCGCTAG
- a CDS encoding cyclic nucleotide-binding domain-containing protein has product MSEPAAKPGTSTLEILAATDLFKTLPVPHLRRLITIGQEEVIRSGATIFSEGDAGDKFYLVLAGGVRISRVVPGMGEEALAVLREGAYFGEMSLIDDAPRSATALCHEAGKLFVLHRKDIEDLLFVDRDLAYELLWSFVRTLSRRLRATNDKMTFLATTSKF; this is encoded by the coding sequence ATGAGTGAGCCAGCTGCTAAGCCAGGGACGTCGACGCTGGAGATTCTGGCCGCGACCGACCTGTTTAAGACGCTGCCGGTGCCGCACCTGCGGCGCTTGATCACGATTGGCCAAGAAGAGGTCATCCGCTCGGGTGCGACCATTTTTTCCGAGGGCGATGCGGGCGACAAATTTTACCTCGTGCTCGCGGGTGGCGTGCGCATTTCGCGCGTGGTGCCGGGCATGGGCGAAGAGGCGCTCGCGGTGCTGCGCGAGGGCGCCTATTTCGGCGAGATGTCGCTCATCGACGACGCGCCGCGCTCGGCCACAGCGTTATGCCATGAGGCCGGCAAGCTGTTTGTCCTGCACCGCAAGGACATTGAAGACTTACTCTTTGTCGACCGCGACTTGGCGTATGAGCTATTATGGAGCTTTGTCCGCACGCTGTCGCGGCGGCTGCGCGCGACGAACGACAAGATGACCTTCCTCGCCACCACGTCCAAGTTCTAA
- the acnA gene encoding aconitate hydratase AcnA — protein MSQPKPAAAFTPTTKINSFGSRATIAVGARQYDIFRLDALIKAGIGDVATLPYSLRIVLENLLRFEDNKTVHKADIAAVASWDPSKKSEHEVQLRPARVLMQDFTGVPAVVDLAAMRDAFVKLGRKAEEINPLAQTDLVIDHSVQVDVYGSPIAFKNNVDLEYARNVERYQFLRWGQQALSDLNVVPPGTGICHQVNLEYLAKVTWSHEENGRLVAYPDSLVGTDSHTTMINGLGVMGWGVGGIEAEAVMLGQPMAMLIPEVVGVELRGKLPEGATATDLVLTVTEALRKKGVVNKFVEFFGDGIAALSLPDRATIANMAPEYGATMGFFPVDQETIDFMRFTGRPEELCQLTERYCKENHLWRDPAAKLRFSDTLGLDLASVVPSIAGPKRPQDRVPLSVSRQSWRRALLGLLGDKSGDAKLHQQWVDDGGPTNHAVLAAKKTTTTDRGTFDLRHGDVVIAAITSCTNTSNPSVMLAAGLLAQKARAKGLMSKPWVKTSLAPGSQVVTDYLGAAGVMEDLNALGFNLVGYGCTTCIGNSGPVHDDIAAAIRDTDLVVTSVLSGNRNFEGRVNPVVRANYLASPPLVVAYAIAGTMDIDLQKEPLGTGSDGKPVFLRDVWPSPAEVTATMRKAVTREQFVARYATVMAGDEGWQKLSVPSGGTFAWDEKSTYIRKPSFFDDLKPELTPMVDIVGARVLAILGDSVTTDHISPAGNIAKNSPAARYLDANGVKQADYNQYGSRRGNHEVMVRGTFANVRIKNLMLPGVEGGVTKYIPTGEQMAIYDAAEKYQASKTPLVVMAGAEYGTGSSRDWAAKGTMLLGVKAVIAKSYERIHRSNLIGMGVLPLEFTAGEDAASLGLTGDEELSITGIAAGMTPGKKLQVAAGSKQFMVTARCDTPQEVEYLLNGGILQYVLRRRAAAV, from the coding sequence ATGAGCCAACCTAAGCCTGCTGCGGCCTTTACGCCGACCACCAAGATTAACTCTTTCGGCAGCCGCGCCACGATTGCCGTCGGAGCCCGCCAATACGACATTTTTCGTCTCGATGCCCTTATCAAGGCCGGCATCGGCGACGTTGCCACCCTGCCCTATAGCTTGCGCATTGTGCTCGAAAACCTGCTGCGCTTTGAAGACAACAAGACCGTGCACAAGGCCGACATCGCGGCGGTGGCGTCGTGGGATCCGAGCAAAAAAAGCGAGCACGAGGTGCAGCTGCGCCCGGCGCGCGTGCTGATGCAAGATTTCACCGGCGTCCCCGCCGTGGTCGATCTGGCGGCGATGCGCGATGCGTTCGTTAAGCTAGGCCGCAAGGCGGAGGAGATCAATCCGTTAGCGCAAACCGACCTCGTGATCGACCACTCGGTGCAGGTCGACGTTTATGGCTCGCCGATCGCGTTTAAGAACAACGTCGACCTCGAATATGCGCGCAATGTCGAGCGCTATCAGTTCTTACGCTGGGGCCAACAGGCGCTATCCGACCTCAACGTGGTGCCGCCGGGCACCGGCATTTGCCACCAAGTCAACCTCGAATACCTCGCCAAGGTGACGTGGTCGCACGAAGAAAACGGTCGCCTCGTCGCCTACCCCGACTCGCTCGTCGGTACCGATTCGCACACCACCATGATCAACGGCCTGGGCGTCATGGGCTGGGGCGTTGGCGGCATCGAGGCCGAAGCGGTCATGCTGGGGCAGCCGATGGCGATGCTCATCCCCGAGGTGGTTGGCGTTGAACTCCGCGGCAAGCTGCCCGAAGGCGCCACCGCGACCGACCTCGTGCTCACCGTCACCGAGGCGCTGCGCAAGAAGGGCGTGGTTAATAAGTTCGTCGAATTCTTCGGCGATGGCATCGCCGCGCTGTCGCTGCCGGACCGCGCCACCATCGCCAACATGGCGCCTGAGTATGGCGCGACCATGGGCTTTTTTCCGGTCGACCAAGAGACCATCGATTTCATGCGCTTCACCGGGCGCCCCGAAGAGCTGTGCCAGCTCACCGAGCGCTATTGCAAAGAAAACCACCTGTGGCGCGACCCGGCGGCCAAGCTGCGCTTCTCAGACACCCTGGGCCTCGATCTGGCCAGCGTCGTGCCGTCGATCGCCGGCCCCAAGCGGCCGCAAGATCGCGTGCCGCTGAGCGTCAGCCGTCAAAGCTGGCGCCGGGCGTTGCTTGGCCTTTTGGGCGATAAGTCGGGCGACGCAAAGCTTCACCAACAGTGGGTCGACGACGGCGGCCCCACCAACCACGCCGTGCTCGCCGCGAAGAAAACCACCACCACCGATCGCGGCACCTTTGATCTGCGGCACGGCGACGTCGTGATCGCCGCGATCACGAGCTGCACCAACACTTCTAACCCTTCCGTGATGTTGGCGGCCGGCCTGCTTGCGCAAAAGGCGCGCGCCAAAGGCCTGATGTCTAAGCCATGGGTCAAGACCAGCTTGGCGCCGGGCAGCCAGGTCGTCACCGACTACTTGGGCGCCGCCGGCGTGATGGAAGACCTCAACGCGCTTGGCTTTAACCTGGTCGGCTACGGCTGCACCACGTGCATTGGCAATTCGGGCCCCGTGCACGACGATATCGCCGCCGCCATCAGGGACACCGACCTCGTGGTCACCTCGGTGCTGTCGGGTAACCGCAACTTTGAAGGTCGGGTTAATCCCGTGGTGCGCGCAAATTATCTCGCGTCGCCGCCTCTCGTCGTCGCCTATGCGATAGCCGGCACCATGGATATTGACTTGCAAAAGGAGCCGCTTGGCACCGGCAGCGACGGCAAGCCGGTGTTCTTGCGCGACGTCTGGCCATCGCCGGCCGAGGTTACCGCCACCATGCGCAAGGCCGTGACGCGCGAGCAGTTTGTCGCGCGCTACGCCACCGTGATGGCCGGCGACGAGGGCTGGCAAAAACTCTCGGTGCCAAGCGGCGGCACGTTCGCGTGGGATGAGAAATCGACGTACATTCGCAAGCCGAGCTTTTTTGACGATCTAAAACCAGAGCTGACGCCGATGGTCGATATCGTCGGCGCGCGCGTGCTGGCGATCTTGGGCGATTCGGTCACGACCGATCATATTTCGCCAGCCGGCAACATTGCGAAGAATAGCCCAGCCGCGCGCTATCTGGACGCCAATGGCGTCAAGCAGGCGGATTACAACCAATACGGCTCGCGCCGCGGTAACCACGAAGTCATGGTGCGCGGCACGTTTGCCAACGTGCGCATCAAGAACCTCATGCTGCCTGGCGTCGAAGGCGGCGTGACCAAGTACATCCCGACCGGCGAGCAGATGGCGATCTACGACGCCGCCGAGAAATACCAAGCGAGCAAAACGCCGCTGGTGGTGATGGCAGGCGCCGAGTACGGCACCGGCTCATCGCGCGACTGGGCGGCCAAGGGCACCATGCTGCTTGGGGTTAAGGCGGTCATCGCCAAGAGCTATGAGCGCATCCACCGCAGCAACCTCATCGGCATGGGCGTGCTGCCGCTCGAATTCACCGCCGGCGAGGACGCCGCCTCGCTCGGGCTTACTGGCGACGAAGAGCTATCGATTACCGGCATTGCCGCGGGCATGACGCCAGGCAAGAAGTTGCAAGTCGCCGCCGGCAGCAAGCAGTTCATGGTGACAGCGCGTTGCGATACCCCGCAAGAGGTGGAGTACCTGCTCAATGGCGGCATTCTGCAGTACGTGCTGCGCCGCCGCGCCGCCGCGGTGTAA
- the atpB gene encoding F0F1 ATP synthase subunit A yields MNFRNVFEALAEYVYGLVVGQFGKDNAARFYPLIGAIFLFLLFGNLIGLVPGFVTPNDTLKTNLAISVTVFFLTHYYGAKEHGPAYFKHFLGPVWYLVPLMLPIEIISHVARPFSLAFRLMGNMVADHKVIAAFFSLVPIIVPLPFYFLGLFICFVQALVFCMLSMVYISMAIAHEEH; encoded by the coding sequence ATGAATTTTCGCAACGTCTTTGAAGCCCTCGCGGAATACGTCTACGGCTTAGTTGTCGGCCAATTCGGGAAGGACAATGCCGCGCGCTTCTACCCGCTCATCGGCGCCATTTTCCTATTTCTGCTTTTTGGTAACCTCATCGGCTTGGTGCCCGGGTTTGTCACGCCAAACGACACACTTAAAACCAACCTGGCGATCTCGGTCACCGTCTTCTTTTTGACCCACTACTACGGTGCTAAAGAACACGGACCTGCCTACTTCAAGCATTTCCTCGGGCCCGTTTGGTACCTCGTCCCACTGATGCTGCCAATCGAGATCATCAGCCATGTGGCCCGGCCATTCTCGCTGGCGTTTCGCCTCATGGGCAATATGGTTGCAGACCATAAGGTCATCGCCGCCTTTTTCTCGCTGGTGCCTATCATCGTACCCCTGCCGTTTTACTTCCTCGGCCTCTTCATCTGCTTCGTGCAGGCGCTCGTATTCTGTATGCTTTCGATGGTCTACATTTCGATGGCAATCGCGCACGAAGAACACTAA
- a CDS encoding phospho-sugar mutase, translating to MSADRNGNLDPDKEAAATLALTRAWRDADALYGHELDAPLAAAAQGEVAALAALKDQFVGELAFGTAGVRAEMGAGKLRLNTLTIRRLTTGLAAHLLAKYGAGCLVMVGHDARTHSRAFAIETAETLSAHGISVKLAEGIAPTPVIAWALLANKAQAAVVVTASHNPPRDNGYKVYAQNGAQIVPPDDIDIAARVAALPAIIAKLPPRAELIAAMPYRDVTGYDRAIAALPPTHRGGLAIAYTAMHGVGDAWVQRVLGAAGFVVTSEASQATPDGTFPTVAFPNPEEPGAMDRVLALGRATKADLVLANDPDADRLAVAIPSAAAASGFAMLSGDEVGALLADYLLANTSGKRLVATTLVSSQLLGKLAELYGVDYRETLTGFKWIANAAIKWEAETGGQFVFGYEEALGYTIGTAVRDKDGVAAALVFAELAAHNRAQGRTVAEHLADIRRRTGMYLTKQVSKAFAGAAGKTAMDELLATLRAKPPAHIASCAVTASDDLLIARGDAPTSNVLIYRLEGGHRVIVRPSGTEPKLKIYFEARSAATDVSAAQAEAAATLARLASGFLA from the coding sequence ATGAGCGCGGATCGCAACGGCAACCTTGATCCTGACAAAGAGGCCGCGGCCACGCTGGCACTTACCCGCGCCTGGCGCGATGCCGACGCGTTGTACGGGCACGAACTAGACGCGCCACTCGCGGCAGCGGCGCAGGGCGAGGTGGCGGCGCTCGCAGCGCTCAAAGACCAGTTCGTCGGCGAGCTCGCCTTTGGTACCGCCGGCGTGCGCGCTGAAATGGGCGCCGGCAAGCTGCGCCTCAACACGCTGACCATTCGGCGGCTGACCACGGGCCTGGCGGCGCACCTGCTCGCCAAGTACGGCGCAGGCTGCTTGGTCATGGTCGGCCACGACGCGCGGACGCATTCGCGCGCGTTTGCCATCGAGACCGCGGAGACGCTTTCCGCCCATGGCATTTCCGTCAAGCTCGCCGAGGGCATCGCGCCAACGCCGGTAATCGCGTGGGCGCTCTTGGCGAACAAGGCGCAGGCGGCGGTGGTGGTGACCGCCAGCCACAATCCGCCGCGCGACAACGGTTATAAAGTGTACGCACAAAATGGCGCTCAGATTGTGCCGCCGGATGACATCGATATCGCCGCGCGCGTCGCCGCGCTGCCCGCCATCATCGCCAAGCTGCCGCCGCGCGCCGAGCTGATCGCAGCTATGCCCTATCGCGACGTCACCGGTTACGATCGCGCGATCGCTGCGTTGCCGCCCACCCATCGCGGCGGCCTCGCCATCGCGTACACCGCGATGCATGGCGTTGGTGACGCGTGGGTACAGCGCGTGCTTGGCGCGGCCGGTTTTGTCGTCACGTCCGAGGCATCACAGGCGACCCCCGATGGCACCTTCCCAACCGTCGCCTTTCCCAACCCCGAAGAGCCCGGCGCCATGGACCGCGTGCTCGCGCTCGGGCGCGCCACCAAGGCCGATTTGGTGCTCGCCAACGATCCCGACGCCGATCGCCTCGCCGTGGCAATTCCCTCGGCGGCGGCGGCGAGCGGCTTTGCCATGCTGTCGGGCGACGAGGTCGGCGCACTGCTCGCCGATTACTTGCTGGCCAACACCAGCGGCAAGCGCCTGGTCGCCACCACCCTGGTCTCGTCGCAACTACTCGGCAAGCTCGCCGAGCTCTACGGCGTCGATTACCGCGAGACGCTGACCGGCTTTAAGTGGATTGCCAATGCTGCAATTAAATGGGAGGCCGAAACCGGCGGCCAGTTTGTCTTTGGTTACGAGGAAGCCCTCGGCTACACCATTGGCACCGCGGTGCGCGACAAAGACGGCGTCGCAGCGGCGTTGGTGTTCGCTGAACTGGCCGCGCATAATCGCGCGCAGGGGCGCACCGTCGCCGAGCATCTCGCCGATATTCGCCGCCGCACCGGGATGTATCTAACCAAGCAAGTATCCAAGGCCTTTGCCGGCGCGGCAGGCAAAACCGCGATGGACGAGTTGCTCGCCACCTTGCGCGCAAAGCCCCCGGCGCACATCGCGTCGTGTGCGGTGACCGCCAGCGACGACCTTCTCATCGCGCGCGGCGACGCGCCGACCAGCAACGTGCTGATCTATCGCCTAGAGGGCGGCCATCGCGTCATCGTGCGGCCGTCCGGCACCGAGCCCAAGCTAAAGATCTACTTCGAGGCTCGCAGCGCCGCCACCGATGTGTCCGCGGCCCAAGCCGAAGCCGCCGCAACGCTGGCGCGCCTCGCCAGCGGCTTTTTGGCGTAG
- a CDS encoding TolC family protein — translation MPARMIIAFALCAWVPSPGFADPAPPMRRVDLTALLAMVDNTPKQQMAEADVAAARAQLREITAMAGPKATMMAYLAPSPDIECLNADCTRTDPTDPEFGASGVALGLQLQIVQPLASFGKAGPAKRAAKAGIEARVALADASRADLMQDVARAYWGLKFAREVQFFLQDGLDELAAAKTRLQDRIASGDADVTPLDERRVETLMAEASMQLADAVGAERTALAALRTLAGDAAIDIDEAPFVAVSETLLPLADWLQTATAHRPELRAAKAGSRAMGELATLQARMLAPNLALVAGYRGSIARGLEDPPSFYANDPYNSRLGTVALVLQWTFEPLARGQKICRGRTHPCEQAGRSRCAIGGD, via the coding sequence ATGCCTGCTCGAATGATTATTGCGTTTGCGCTATGTGCCTGGGTGCCAAGCCCCGGCTTCGCGGACCCGGCGCCTCCGATGCGACGCGTCGACTTGACCGCGCTGCTAGCCATGGTGGACAACACGCCCAAGCAACAAATGGCCGAGGCCGACGTCGCCGCGGCGCGCGCGCAGCTGCGCGAAATCACCGCGATGGCGGGCCCGAAGGCGACGATGATGGCGTATCTCGCACCGAGCCCAGATATTGAGTGCCTGAACGCCGACTGCACCCGCACTGACCCGACCGACCCCGAGTTCGGCGCAAGCGGGGTGGCCCTCGGGCTGCAGCTACAAATCGTGCAGCCGCTGGCGTCGTTTGGTAAGGCCGGGCCAGCCAAGCGCGCGGCCAAGGCCGGCATCGAGGCGCGCGTTGCGCTAGCCGATGCCTCAAGGGCCGACTTAATGCAGGACGTGGCGCGGGCGTATTGGGGGCTAAAGTTCGCGCGCGAGGTGCAGTTTTTTTTGCAAGATGGCCTCGACGAATTGGCGGCGGCAAAGACGCGTTTGCAAGATCGCATTGCGAGTGGCGACGCCGACGTAACGCCGCTTGATGAACGCCGCGTCGAGACGCTGATGGCCGAGGCGAGCATGCAACTCGCGGATGCAGTGGGAGCCGAACGAACCGCACTCGCAGCGCTGCGCACGCTCGCGGGCGATGCCGCAATCGATATCGATGAAGCGCCGTTTGTCGCCGTCAGCGAGACACTGCTGCCGCTCGCCGACTGGCTGCAAACCGCAACCGCACATCGGCCCGAACTGCGCGCCGCCAAAGCGGGCAGCCGCGCCATGGGTGAGCTTGCCACCTTGCAAGCGCGCATGCTGGCGCCAAACCTTGCGCTCGTGGCGGGCTACCGGGGGAGCATCGCGCGTGGCCTAGAGGACCCTCCGTCGTTTTATGCGAACGACCCTTACAACAGCCGGTTAGGGACGGTTGCGCTGGTATTACAATGGACGTTTGAGCCGCTGGCGCGCGGCCAAAAAATCTGCCGCGGCCGCACACACCCGTGCGAGCAAGCAGGCCGAAGCCGCTGCGCAATTGGTGGCGATTGA
- a CDS encoding sel1 repeat family protein: MFESGSGATLDLGKSKELYQAACDKQDGLGCSNLGALLEHGRGVPKDLARAAALYESACNLGNAVGCNNLGAAYKHGVGVQQDIRMASKWYDASCIKGFAPACYDLAFLYFEGQGVDQDRAKAMQLYGLACEGGEMNACYNWGVGHETGQGSY; encoded by the coding sequence ATGTTCGAGAGCGGGAGCGGTGCAACGCTTGATCTCGGCAAATCAAAGGAACTATATCAAGCAGCTTGCGACAAACAGGACGGACTTGGATGCTCAAATCTCGGGGCCTTGCTTGAGCATGGACGTGGGGTGCCTAAAGATTTAGCGCGAGCTGCTGCGTTGTATGAGTCTGCGTGCAACCTGGGCAATGCCGTCGGCTGCAACAACTTAGGTGCCGCCTACAAACATGGGGTTGGCGTTCAGCAAGATATCCGCATGGCATCAAAATGGTACGATGCCTCGTGCATTAAAGGCTTCGCACCCGCGTGCTACGACCTCGCGTTCTTGTATTTCGAAGGTCAGGGTGTTGACCAGGACCGCGCGAAGGCCATGCAGCTTTACGGTCTCGCCTGTGAGGGTGGGGAAATGAACGCCTGCTACAACTGGGGGGTTGGCCATGAGACCGGTCAAGGGAGTTACTAA